The following are from one region of the Paenibacillus sabinae T27 genome:
- a CDS encoding SDR family NAD(P)-dependent oxidoreductase → MKTLEGKVALVTGASRGAGKGIALELAAAGAYVYVTGRSVKGNRIGNRPGDIDATLEEIEKEGGRGAAVSCDHTRGGDTEQLISRISSEWGRLDILVNNAWGGNELPIDERPFWEQPLEHWNHMFDSGVHAQLITNYYAIPLMRKCPGGLIIHTTFWDRYNYLGNFYYDLAKDALVRMAYGLSRELRGDGIAVIPLSPGWMRTELVLDSFHTDEAHWQEVEELASTESTRYIGRAASALASNPKVMELSGVPQQAGRLAERYGFTDIDGRVVPVFLMEK, encoded by the coding sequence TTGAAGACTTTGGAGGGCAAAGTTGCGCTGGTCACCGGAGCAAGCAGGGGGGCGGGAAAAGGCATAGCGCTGGAACTGGCCGCCGCCGGAGCATATGTGTATGTAACGGGGAGAAGTGTTAAAGGGAACCGGATAGGAAACAGACCGGGGGACATTGACGCTACGCTCGAAGAGATCGAGAAGGAGGGAGGCCGGGGAGCGGCGGTAAGCTGCGATCATACGAGGGGCGGGGACACAGAGCAGTTGATCTCGCGCATCTCTTCCGAGTGGGGCAGGCTCGATATCCTCGTGAACAATGCATGGGGCGGCAATGAGCTGCCGATTGATGAGCGGCCTTTCTGGGAGCAGCCGCTGGAGCATTGGAACCATATGTTCGATTCCGGCGTGCACGCCCAACTGATCACGAATTATTATGCGATACCGCTAATGAGGAAATGCCCGGGCGGTCTGATTATTCATACCACTTTTTGGGACCGGTATAACTACCTGGGCAACTTCTACTATGATCTGGCCAAGGACGCGCTGGTTCGCATGGCGTACGGATTATCCAGGGAGCTTAGGGGTGACGGAATCGCTGTCATTCCACTTTCTCCGGGCTGGATGCGGACGGAGCTGGTGCTGGACAGCTTTCATACGGATGAAGCACATTGGCAGGAGGTGGAGGAATTGGCTTCGACCGAATCGACCCGTTATATCGGGAGGGCGGCGAGCGCTTTGGCTTCGAACCCGAAGGTAATGGAGCTGTCTGGTGTTCCCCAGCAAGCGGGCCGGTTAGCGGAGCGATACGGGTTCACCGATATTGACGGCAGGGTCGTGCCGGTATTTCTAATGGAAAAATAA
- a CDS encoding helix-turn-helix transcriptional regulator yields the protein MRADRLLSILLLLQSRGKLTTSQLSEMLEISERTVHRDMEALSAAGVPVLAERGREGGWRLSEGYRTQLTGMKPREIGALLLTADPVILDDLGIKEDYAAAARKLEAVNRTIGPESGFNLSGQVHIDGISWHPIDESVPYLTLLQQAMRECRSVRIQYGRQDEPKERLIDPLGLVAKRGIWYAVASCEGDHRTYRMSRIVHAEILEKHFQRPENFDLQAYWEQSTRDFRASLPRYPAELRIRDTALPELEKERYAVVTSSSPASEPRWICVQAEFQTFESARRIVLSFGPDVMVIAPSELRQEVAEAARAIAALYLTAEDRDT from the coding sequence ATGAGAGCCGACCGTCTGCTGTCCATACTGCTACTGCTTCAGAGCCGCGGCAAGCTGACGACCAGCCAGCTGTCCGAAATGCTTGAAATATCCGAAAGGACGGTGCACCGGGATATGGAGGCTTTATCTGCGGCGGGCGTACCCGTACTTGCGGAGCGTGGGCGTGAGGGAGGCTGGCGCCTCTCTGAAGGATACCGGACACAGCTTACGGGCATGAAGCCCCGGGAGATTGGGGCCCTGCTTCTGACCGCCGATCCGGTCATTCTGGACGATCTCGGGATTAAAGAGGATTATGCCGCTGCGGCCCGCAAGCTGGAGGCCGTTAACCGCACCATCGGCCCCGAATCCGGGTTTAATCTGTCCGGTCAGGTTCATATCGACGGAATCTCCTGGCATCCGATAGACGAATCCGTTCCCTATCTGACTCTCCTTCAGCAAGCGATGCGGGAATGCCGGAGCGTCCGAATCCAGTATGGCCGGCAGGATGAACCAAAGGAGCGGCTCATCGATCCGCTGGGATTGGTGGCCAAAAGAGGAATCTGGTACGCCGTAGCTTCCTGTGAAGGAGATCATCGGACCTACCGGATGTCTCGGATCGTTCATGCGGAGATTCTGGAGAAGCATTTTCAGCGGCCGGAGAATTTCGATCTTCAGGCCTACTGGGAGCAGTCCACCCGGGACTTCAGGGCTTCACTGCCCCGCTATCCCGCCGAGCTGCGGATACGGGACACCGCTCTCCCGGAGCTTGAGAAGGAACGGTACGCGGTGGTGACATCTTCCTCCCCTGCGTCAGAACCGAGATGGATTTGCGTGCAGGCCGAGTTCCAAACGTTCGAATCGGCCCGGCGCATTGTCCTGTCATTTGGACCGGATGTGATGGTCATAGCGCCTTCAGAGCTGAGACAAGAGGTAGCGGAAGCGGCTCGGGCCATTGCCGCTCTATATCTTACGGCCGAAGACCGTGATACGTAA
- a CDS encoding methyl-accepting chemotaxis protein, with the protein MTWMSKLPLGQRVLAGCFLIAALFSIPMLVVFALIGKFILGLVLIALLVVLTYPLARIIERTLTSTFEDISNVTHSISKGDFTVRADESGSIGDISRTFNTMIDKLRVILSDASQISRHVMDAGRGIEERNLELQIVMAQVASSSHELAQGAHEISNDIVGVMESVKGIEDKVKNYTDATKEMNNRSEHTLSLVNKGRQSIEVQAEGMRRNIEATQKVADSIDALSRNARGITMITKTISDIAEQTNLLSLNASIEAARAGEHGLGFAVVADEVRKLAEESATAATEVFKLVRRIEADMSLAVENTAINEEIVQIQNEKILEAGHIFSEIVQSVQYITEQIAVFSNESDQMLESALQISGAVENISAITEQSAAGTEEVSAAMNEQIHALKDVTEETEKMTRAVLNLQKTIQIFKF; encoded by the coding sequence ATGACTTGGATGAGCAAGCTCCCGTTGGGCCAAAGGGTACTCGCAGGTTGTTTTCTGATTGCGGCTTTATTCTCAATCCCGATGCTGGTCGTTTTTGCATTGATCGGCAAATTTATTCTGGGGCTTGTGCTGATTGCTTTGCTGGTCGTCTTGACCTATCCGCTGGCACGCATCATTGAGAGAACGCTTACATCTACATTTGAGGACATTTCAAACGTGACTCACAGCATTTCGAAAGGAGATTTTACTGTCAGAGCCGACGAATCGGGCTCAATTGGAGATATCAGCCGCACGTTCAACACCATGATTGACAAGCTTAGAGTCATATTGAGCGATGCTTCCCAGATTAGCCGCCATGTTATGGACGCCGGCCGAGGTATCGAGGAACGAAATCTGGAGCTGCAGATCGTTATGGCTCAGGTGGCCTCTTCTTCACACGAGCTGGCGCAGGGTGCCCATGAAATCTCGAACGACATCGTGGGCGTGATGGAATCGGTGAAGGGCATCGAGGATAAAGTGAAAAATTACACCGATGCCACGAAAGAAATGAACAACCGGTCAGAACACACACTAAGTCTGGTTAATAAGGGACGCCAATCCATCGAGGTTCAAGCTGAAGGAATGAGAAGAAATATCGAAGCGACGCAAAAGGTTGCAGACAGCATTGATGCGCTGTCGAGGAATGCCCGCGGCATAACGATGATCACGAAGACCATCTCGGACATTGCCGAACAGACCAACCTTCTCTCCCTGAACGCATCCATCGAAGCGGCGAGAGCCGGGGAACATGGTCTCGGGTTCGCCGTGGTAGCCGATGAGGTCCGTAAGCTGGCCGAAGAATCGGCCACGGCCGCTACCGAAGTGTTCAAGCTCGTCCGGCGGATCGAAGCGGATATGTCGCTGGCGGTAGAAAACACGGCCATCAACGAGGAGATTGTTCAAATTCAAAATGAAAAAATTCTGGAAGCTGGACATATTTTCTCCGAGATTGTCCAAAGCGTTCAATACATAACGGAACAGATCGCCGTATTTTCCAACGAGAGTGACCAAATGCTTGAAAGCGCGCTTCAAATATCGGGAGCCGTTGAGAATATTTCGGCGATCACCGAGCAGTCGGCGGCGGGAACCGAGGAGGTGTCGGCGGCGATGAATGAGCAAATCCATGCCCTTAAAGACGTAACCGAAGAGACGGAAAAAATGACCCGAGCCGTCCTCAATCTGCAGAAGACGATTCAGATTTTTAAATTTTGA
- the glpK gene encoding glycerol kinase GlpK, which yields MSRYILSLDQGTTSSRAILFNDEARIVGQGQYGNTQYFPQSGWVEHDPEEIWEMQLQAARDAIAKSSADASQIAAIGITNKRETAIVWDRETGKPVYPAICWQDRRTAEMCEELKRRGLEREIGEKTGLVADAYFSATKIAWILDHVEGARERAERGELLAGTVDTWLIWKLTGGAVHATDVTNASRTMLFDLHRRVWDDKLMAELNIPASLLPAVRMSGGSFGTALKEWFGAEIPILSVLGDQQAALFGHTCLEPGSAKNTYGTGCFILMNTGSEAVASRHGLLTTVAWGIGDELYYALEGSVFVAGAAVQWLEEGLGVIDNPGQSEQKAREVDDSGGVVVVPAFTGLGAPYWDMYARGAIFGLTRGTSSAHLVRATLESLAFQSRDVIGAMEKDAGMQLAKLRVDGGAVRNDLLMQFQADILGSEVTRTTYAETTALGAALLAGLLAGFWNRDELRSFNPAEKTFTPAMPEAEREQRYRIWQDAVSRTRGWEKHESP from the coding sequence ATGAGCCGCTATATTTTGTCGCTTGATCAGGGCACGACCAGCTCACGGGCGATTCTGTTCAACGATGAGGCCCGAATTGTCGGGCAGGGTCAATACGGGAATACCCAGTATTTTCCACAATCGGGCTGGGTGGAGCATGATCCCGAAGAGATCTGGGAAATGCAGCTTCAGGCGGCAAGAGACGCCATTGCAAAGAGCAGCGCCGATGCCTCGCAAATCGCCGCGATCGGCATTACGAACAAGCGGGAGACGGCCATCGTATGGGATAGGGAGACGGGCAAACCGGTCTATCCGGCGATTTGTTGGCAGGACCGGAGAACTGCGGAGATGTGCGAGGAGCTTAAGCGAAGAGGGCTTGAGCGCGAAATCGGGGAGAAGACGGGGCTTGTGGCGGATGCCTATTTCTCGGCCACGAAGATTGCCTGGATTCTGGATCACGTAGAGGGCGCAAGGGAAAGAGCTGAACGCGGAGAGCTGCTGGCCGGAACGGTCGACACCTGGCTGATCTGGAAGCTAACTGGAGGGGCGGTGCATGCTACTGACGTCACCAACGCATCCCGGACGATGCTGTTCGACCTGCACCGTAGGGTTTGGGATGATAAGCTGATGGCCGAGCTGAACATTCCGGCATCGCTGCTGCCCGCGGTGCGGATGTCGGGCGGGTCCTTCGGAACGGCGCTCAAGGAGTGGTTCGGAGCGGAAATCCCCATCCTTTCGGTGCTGGGAGACCAGCAGGCGGCGCTCTTCGGCCACACCTGCCTGGAACCCGGTAGCGCCAAGAACACGTACGGCACTGGCTGCTTCATTCTGATGAATACCGGGAGCGAAGCGGTGGCTTCCCGTCACGGGCTGCTCACGACGGTCGCCTGGGGAATCGGAGATGAGCTTTACTACGCGCTTGAGGGCAGCGTATTTGTTGCGGGCGCCGCGGTTCAGTGGCTGGAGGAGGGGCTCGGCGTAATTGACAATCCGGGGCAGTCCGAGCAGAAAGCCCGGGAGGTTGACGACAGCGGCGGCGTTGTCGTGGTGCCTGCTTTTACCGGCCTTGGGGCGCCTTACTGGGATATGTATGCCCGGGGAGCGATATTCGGCCTAACGCGCGGTACGTCCTCCGCCCATCTGGTACGCGCGACTCTCGAATCGCTTGCATTTCAGTCAAGGGATGTGATCGGCGCGATGGAGAAGGATGCCGGAATGCAACTTGCCAAGCTTAGGGTCGACGGCGGGGCGGTCCGCAATGATCTGCTGATGCAGTTTCAGGCTGACATTCTGGGCAGTGAAGTGACGCGGACGACGTACGCGGAGACGACGGCGCTTGGCGCGGCTCTCCTGGCGGGACTACTCGCTGGCTTCTGGAACCGTGACGAGCTGCGGAGCTTCAATCCAGCGGAAAAGACCTTCACACCCGCCATGCCGGAGGCAGAACGGGAACAGCGCTATCGAATTTGGCAGGATGCCGTTTCGCGGACCCGGGGCTGGGAGAAGCATGAGTCTCCGTAA
- a CDS encoding ATP-binding protein, with protein MNFWRSLVGKLWVTIICLVAVVLMTLGLFLLPYIDSNFANSGAIKRLFMYTALIGFSMTTFFALFLFTKITQPMQQVIAAANAIRRGDYGKRLKLVTSDEIGELATSFNHMAAELEGTIRSLNHEKGLLSSVLRSMSDPVITFDNEGRIVLTNPHGESLLESWSDLKWEQEGEADPGEPYADAQGVPLPLRTLFRRTLEEGGDHSSNVHVRQGVWSVHMAPLFSDNQIQGTVAVLRDVSEEVRLEKMRRDFLANVSHEIRTPLSMMQGYSEALLDGMASSPEESSELVQVIHDESLRMGRLVKDLLDLARMEAGHTDLQKAPVDMNELLERIYRKFSVRAKEREIELHYIRKSSELWLHDADEDKLEQVLTNLLDNAFRHTPAGKKIDIVADWVAYSNRSEIEIEVRDEGVGIPNEDLPFIFERFYKADKARVRGETGGTGLGLAIVKNIVQSHGGHISAASKLGEGTCFTLRLPVEKQ; from the coding sequence GTGAACTTCTGGAGAAGCCTAGTCGGCAAGCTGTGGGTGACGATCATCTGTCTCGTCGCTGTCGTGCTTATGACACTGGGGCTGTTCCTGCTGCCATACATTGACAGCAACTTCGCCAATTCCGGCGCGATCAAACGATTGTTTATGTATACGGCTCTAATTGGTTTTTCCATGACGACCTTCTTCGCCTTGTTTCTGTTCACGAAGATCACGCAGCCGATGCAGCAGGTCATTGCCGCGGCGAACGCCATTCGCCGGGGAGATTACGGCAAGCGGCTGAAGCTGGTGACAAGTGACGAAATCGGCGAGCTGGCAACCTCCTTCAATCATATGGCGGCCGAACTGGAGGGCACGATCCGGAGCCTCAACCATGAAAAAGGGCTATTGTCCAGCGTGCTGCGCAGCATGAGCGATCCTGTGATCACTTTTGACAACGAAGGGCGGATCGTGCTGACGAATCCGCACGGCGAGTCCCTGCTGGAGAGCTGGAGCGATTTGAAATGGGAGCAGGAGGGGGAGGCCGACCCGGGAGAACCGTACGCAGACGCTCAGGGCGTTCCGCTACCGCTCCGTACTCTATTCCGGCGCACGCTTGAGGAGGGCGGAGATCACAGCTCCAATGTGCATGTCCGCCAGGGAGTATGGTCCGTGCATATGGCGCCGCTCTTTTCGGATAATCAGATTCAGGGCACCGTGGCAGTACTGCGCGATGTGTCGGAGGAAGTCAGACTTGAGAAAATGCGCCGCGATTTTTTGGCTAACGTATCCCATGAAATCCGCACTCCGCTGTCGATGATGCAGGGCTACAGCGAAGCGCTGCTGGACGGTATGGCGTCTTCGCCGGAGGAGAGCAGCGAGCTTGTGCAGGTAATCCACGACGAATCGCTGCGGATGGGACGGCTGGTCAAGGATCTGCTTGATTTGGCCCGGATGGAAGCGGGACATACCGATTTGCAGAAGGCTCCGGTCGACATGAACGAGCTGCTCGAACGGATATACCGCAAATTCTCCGTACGCGCCAAGGAACGGGAAATCGAGCTGCACTATATTCGAAAGAGCAGTGAGCTATGGCTTCATGATGCCGATGAGGATAAGCTGGAGCAGGTGCTGACCAATCTGCTGGACAATGCGTTCCGGCACACTCCAGCGGGCAAAAAGATCGATATCGTTGCCGATTGGGTCGCGTATTCGAACCGGTCTGAAATCGAAATCGAGGTTCGGGACGAAGGCGTGGGTATTCCAAACGAAGATCTTCCGTTTATCTTTGAACGCTTCTACAAAGCGGACAAAGCACGGGTTCGCGGGGAAACCGGGGGTACCGGCCTTGGTCTCGCCATTGTCAAGAATATCGTCCAATCCCACGGTGGGCACATCTCGGCGGCCAGCAAGCTAGGGGAAGGTACCTGCTTTACCTTGCGTTTGCCTGTCGAAAAACAATAA
- a CDS encoding response regulator transcription factor, protein MAEHLNRILVVDDEERIRRLLKMYLEKEGYEIDEAEDGEIALRKATAADYGLILLDVMLPGIDGIEVLTRLRDVKSTPVLMLTAKGEEINRVQGFEMGADDYVVKPFSPREVIYRVKAILRRSSATAFLSKETNSSNNIVFPHLVIEHDAHRVTAGGQEVSLTPKEYELLHYLAVSPDKVFSREELLKDVWNYEFFGDLRTVDTHVKRLREKLNKVSPESAAMITTVWGVGYKLEVPK, encoded by the coding sequence ATGGCAGAGCATCTGAACAGAATTCTGGTGGTGGATGACGAAGAACGAATCCGCCGGCTGCTGAAAATGTATTTGGAGAAAGAAGGATATGAAATCGACGAAGCGGAAGACGGGGAGATCGCGCTGCGCAAAGCGACCGCTGCCGATTACGGACTGATTTTGCTGGATGTCATGCTTCCCGGAATCGACGGGATCGAGGTACTGACCCGGCTTCGGGACGTGAAGTCCACTCCGGTCCTGATGTTGACCGCCAAGGGCGAAGAGATCAACCGCGTGCAGGGCTTTGAAATGGGCGCCGACGACTATGTCGTCAAACCTTTCAGCCCGCGTGAGGTTATTTACCGGGTAAAGGCGATTTTGCGCCGCTCGTCGGCTACCGCTTTTTTGTCCAAGGAGACCAATTCCAGCAACAATATCGTATTTCCGCATCTGGTCATTGAGCATGACGCTCACCGTGTTACCGCCGGAGGACAAGAGGTCAGCCTGACGCCGAAGGAGTATGAGCTGCTCCATTATCTGGCGGTTTCGCCGGATAAAGTGTTCTCGCGCGAAGAGCTGCTCAAGGATGTATGGAATTACGAATTTTTCGGCGATCTGCGCACGGTGGACACCCACGTCAAGCGTCTTCGCGAGAAACTGAACAAGGTGTCGCCGGAATCGGCGGCGATGATTACGACGGTGTGGGGCGTAGGCTACAAGCTTGAGGTCCCGAAATAA
- the ccsA gene encoding cytochrome c biogenesis protein CcsA, which yields MNLLQFSNNVFIAAFFLYSLAFMLFTIAIMGRKWSGRNPEAHTARWGKIAFAVSSLGLLCHLAYFFTRWAGGGHIPVSNMYEFMTFLSMMVMVAFTVIFSIYRKILLGLFSVPISIIVMAYAAVFPQEVQPLIPSLRSIYLNIHVTLAAFGESFFAVGFAAGLMYLLRTVNFNGSSKSDKRQQFGVEFTLFIIIVIIGFLASVFAFRASGYETVFIRSNVTVDNPGLNDSTIEKVSYKMLPFVAPYHSEIESFQSFFGMKEPLFEAPFWMKGVNAGRKLNTVIWSLLSGAVLYGVLRLLVRKPLGKALQPALDGIDESDLDEITYRAIAIGFPIFTLGALIFAMIWAQVAWGRFWGWDPKEVWALVTWLFYSAYLHLRLARGWQGRKSAWLAVLGFLVVMFTLVGVNLVIAGLHSYAGTD from the coding sequence ATGAATCTGCTCCAGTTCAGCAATAATGTGTTTATCGCCGCCTTTTTCCTGTACAGCCTGGCGTTTATGTTGTTTACCATCGCCATCATGGGACGCAAATGGTCCGGCCGGAATCCGGAGGCGCATACCGCGCGCTGGGGTAAAATCGCTTTTGCCGTCTCATCCCTCGGACTCCTGTGCCATCTTGCCTACTTCTTCACCCGCTGGGCCGGCGGGGGGCATATCCCGGTCAGCAATATGTATGAGTTCATGACCTTCCTGTCGATGATGGTGATGGTTGCGTTTACTGTCATTTTCTCCATTTACCGCAAAATCCTGCTCGGTCTGTTCTCCGTTCCGATTTCCATTATAGTCATGGCTTACGCGGCCGTGTTCCCGCAGGAGGTGCAGCCGCTCATTCCTTCTTTAAGATCGATCTATCTCAATATTCATGTGACCCTGGCGGCGTTTGGTGAATCGTTCTTTGCGGTAGGCTTTGCGGCGGGACTGATGTATCTGCTTCGCACGGTCAATTTTAATGGCTCGTCAAAAAGCGACAAACGCCAGCAGTTCGGCGTCGAATTTACATTGTTCATCATCATCGTCATTATCGGATTTTTGGCTTCAGTGTTCGCTTTTCGGGCGTCTGGATACGAAACGGTTTTTATTAGAAGCAATGTTACCGTTGACAATCCCGGGCTGAATGATAGTACAATAGAGAAAGTCAGTTATAAAATGCTACCCTTTGTGGCACCTTACCATAGCGAAATTGAGAGCTTTCAGTCGTTTTTTGGCATGAAGGAACCGCTCTTTGAAGCGCCTTTCTGGATGAAAGGAGTCAATGCGGGGCGGAAGCTCAATACGGTCATCTGGTCGCTGTTGTCGGGTGCCGTCCTCTACGGCGTACTGCGCCTCCTTGTACGCAAGCCTCTGGGCAAAGCGCTTCAACCCGCACTTGATGGAATCGACGAAAGCGATCTGGATGAGATTACGTACAGGGCAATCGCCATCGGTTTTCCCATTTTTACACTGGGGGCTTTGATTTTTGCGATGATATGGGCCCAGGTGGCATGGGGAAGATTTTGGGGCTGGGACCCCAAGGAAGTATGGGCTCTTGTGACTTGGCTGTTTTACAGCGCCTATCTCCATCTCCGGCTGGCACGCGGATGGCAGGGCCGCAAATCCGCTTGGCTGGCCGTACTCGGTTTTCTGGTTGTCATGTTTACTCTGGTTGGCGTCAATCTGGTTATTGCCGGACTCCATTCTTACGCCGGTACAGACTAA
- the resB gene encoding cytochrome c biogenesis protein ResB yields MNGRLPLIINTKCECGHQNPVGTVLCEACGKPLLDNPESGETLEMRYDGMARRSQKANPGVIDRVWNFFSSVKIAVYLIVLTLLGSTLGTIFPQESTFLNIDPSTYYEQRYGAAGEIYYRLGLSHTYESWWFITLLVMIGASLVICSLDRVLPLYKALSRQHVRKHRRFLTRQKVVFVMKVEEDPEAWTARAVQPLKKQGYHVFTDGGALLAEKHRFSRWGPYVIHIGLIVFLLAVLARGLPGLQMDQHLAFPQGDLIHIPDTSYYLKNEKFTVEFYSDEEMPKEFRGKKVLPKLYETNAVLYECTANCGDPSKKPKLTKVASHAIRVNDPLSYNGMKAYQFDYDLTPVLRSVTPKLVNSGTGEAYGSFKLEMKNPQRTFTAGPYTLELKEKYMEFGLDPEGRPISKSPYPNAPAFLFLIKGPNLPPDGEQYFYFPKQNDKAEFQQDAINDKLGGGNRFLELEVGDMSGVDFSESTSYLNIRVDRAMPFVWTGAGIVMLGLVLGFYWQHRRIWLIVEGGELTLGGHTNKNWFGFRREVSSFLNKMGISADEKSLDNGGGQA; encoded by the coding sequence ATGAACGGACGCTTGCCCCTGATTATCAATACAAAATGCGAATGCGGCCATCAGAATCCGGTCGGTACGGTGCTGTGCGAAGCATGCGGCAAACCGCTGCTGGATAATCCCGAATCCGGCGAGACGCTTGAAATGCGCTATGACGGCATGGCACGCCGCTCCCAAAAGGCCAATCCGGGCGTGATCGACCGGGTGTGGAACTTTTTTTCCTCGGTCAAAATCGCGGTCTATCTGATCGTGCTGACGCTTCTCGGCTCCACGCTGGGAACGATTTTCCCGCAGGAAAGCACGTTTTTGAATATCGATCCTTCCACGTACTACGAGCAGCGTTACGGCGCAGCCGGCGAAATCTATTACAGACTCGGCCTTTCCCATACGTATGAATCCTGGTGGTTCATCACCCTCCTGGTCATGATCGGGGCATCGCTTGTCATCTGCAGCCTGGACCGTGTGCTCCCTCTCTACAAAGCGCTCAGCCGGCAGCATGTCCGCAAGCACCGCCGCTTCCTCACCCGGCAGAAGGTGGTTTTTGTGATGAAGGTGGAGGAGGACCCTGAAGCCTGGACGGCAAGGGCGGTTCAACCTCTGAAGAAGCAAGGCTACCATGTCTTTACGGACGGCGGCGCGCTGCTGGCGGAGAAGCACCGGTTCAGCCGATGGGGACCTTACGTTATACATATCGGTCTGATCGTTTTTTTGCTTGCGGTACTGGCCAGAGGGCTGCCGGGCCTACAAATGGATCAGCATCTGGCTTTTCCCCAGGGCGATCTCATCCACATTCCGGATACTTCCTATTACCTGAAGAACGAGAAATTCACTGTGGAGTTCTACTCCGACGAAGAGATGCCCAAAGAATTCCGCGGCAAAAAAGTGCTCCCGAAGCTGTACGAAACGAATGCGGTACTGTACGAATGTACGGCGAACTGCGGCGATCCTTCCAAAAAGCCGAAGCTGACGAAGGTCGCTTCCCATGCCATCCGGGTGAACGATCCTTTAAGCTACAATGGAATGAAAGCGTATCAGTTTGATTACGACCTCACTCCCGTGCTGCGCTCCGTGACACCGAAGCTGGTGAATTCCGGGACGGGCGAGGCTTACGGCAGCTTTAAGCTGGAAATGAAAAATCCGCAGCGCACGTTCACCGCCGGACCGTACACGCTGGAGCTGAAGGAAAAATACATGGAATTCGGACTGGACCCGGAAGGGCGGCCGATATCCAAATCGCCGTATCCGAACGCGCCGGCCTTTCTTTTTCTGATCAAGGGTCCAAATTTGCCGCCTGACGGAGAGCAGTATTTCTATTTTCCGAAACAGAACGACAAGGCAGAGTTTCAGCAGGACGCGATCAACGACAAGCTTGGAGGCGGGAACCGCTTTCTGGAGCTTGAGGTGGGGGATATGAGCGGCGTCGATTTCTCGGAGTCGACCAGTTATCTCAACATCCGGGTGGACCGCGCGATGCCTTTCGTCTGGACCGGCGCCGGGATTGTCATGCTTGGCCTGGTGCTTGGCTTTTACTGGCAGCATCGGCGGATCTGGCTGATCGTGGAAGGGGGAGAGCTGACGCTTGGAGGGCATACGAACAAGAACTGGTTCGGCTTCCGGCGAGAAGTTAGCTCTTTCCTAAATAAAATGGGCATTTCTGCGGATGAAAAATCACTCGACAATGGGGGAGGCCAAGCATGA
- a CDS encoding redoxin domain-containing protein, translated as MGKARKPVQIIILALIVLLGGYAIGTSAFGGGGKPKEGSRAPSIELLGLDGQTHSLDEYKGRPVVLNFWGSWCAPCVKEMPALEAQWQQWKNQGVVVLGVNVGEDQMTVENFVNGTGVHFPILLDTDREAVRRYGISPLPTTFFINAKGKIDTIHIGQLDLSTLSAQIGKLVNP; from the coding sequence GTGGGCAAAGCGAGAAAACCGGTACAAATCATAATTTTGGCTCTGATCGTTCTGCTTGGCGGTTACGCCATTGGAACTTCGGCGTTTGGAGGAGGCGGCAAGCCCAAAGAGGGAAGCCGCGCTCCATCCATCGAGCTGCTCGGACTGGACGGTCAAACCCACTCGCTGGACGAATATAAAGGAAGGCCGGTTGTCCTGAATTTCTGGGGCTCATGGTGCGCTCCATGTGTGAAGGAAATGCCTGCGCTGGAGGCCCAGTGGCAGCAGTGGAAGAACCAGGGGGTTGTCGTACTCGGTGTCAATGTCGGCGAAGATCAAATGACGGTCGAGAATTTTGTAAACGGTACCGGGGTCCACTTCCCGATTCTGCTGGATACGGACAGGGAGGCGGTGCGCCGCTATGGGATTTCTCCTCTGCCGACTACCTTTTTTATCAATGCCAAGGGAAAAATAGATACGATCCATATCGGACAGCTTGATCTGAGCACGCTGAGCGCGCAAATCGGAAAGCTGGTGAACCCATGA